A genome region from Tolypothrix sp. PCC 7712 includes the following:
- a CDS encoding ion channel, which yields MRFPLKKLFRKPGAHRRSRVHIKIRDGQFQIVGMGAWYSYWRDPYHLLLTIPWPGFFLLIALAYLATNAVFALAYLAGGDCVENARPGSFLDVFFFSVQTLASIGYGAMYPKTPYANSIVTIEAMVGLMGIAVMTGLAFARFSRPNARVVFSRVAVITPHEGQSTLMFRTANKRRNLILEAQMRVYLMRDEVTAEGHYIRRIHELKLLRNLSPSFTLSWLAMHIIDESSQLYGMTTESLLKTNSSIVVSLSGIDETVAQVLHARHTYSATDLLWNYQFVNIMHETSDGHRYIDYQYFHDAVSLDEISEN from the coding sequence CACTCAAGAAACTTTTTCGCAAGCCAGGGGCGCATAGGCGGTCGCGTGTACATATTAAAATCAGGGATGGGCAATTCCAGATTGTGGGGATGGGTGCTTGGTATTCTTACTGGCGTGACCCCTACCATCTGCTGTTAACAATTCCCTGGCCTGGGTTTTTTCTACTGATTGCTTTAGCATATTTGGCTACTAACGCTGTATTTGCTTTAGCTTACCTGGCTGGAGGAGATTGTGTAGAAAATGCTAGACCTGGCTCTTTCTTAGATGTCTTCTTTTTTAGCGTGCAAACCTTGGCATCCATCGGCTATGGTGCGATGTATCCTAAAACACCTTATGCCAATAGCATTGTGACTATTGAAGCAATGGTAGGTTTGATGGGAATTGCTGTCATGACAGGGTTAGCGTTTGCTCGCTTCTCCCGTCCTAATGCACGTGTAGTTTTTAGCCGTGTCGCAGTGATTACACCCCATGAAGGACAGTCAACGCTGATGTTTCGCACCGCTAATAAGCGCCGCAACTTGATTTTGGAAGCACAGATGCGGGTGTACCTGATGCGAGACGAAGTTACCGCAGAGGGACATTATATCCGTCGCATTCACGAACTCAAACTACTGAGGAATTTATCACCTAGCTTTACATTAAGCTGGTTAGCAATGCATATTATTGATGAGTCTAGCCAGCTGTATGGAATGACTACAGAATCTTTACTCAAAACAAATAGCTCTATTGTGGTTTCACTAAGTGGTATTGATGAAACCGTAGCCCAAGTGCTTCATGCCCGTCATACTTATAGTGCCACTGATTTACTGTGGAATTATCAGTTTGTCAATATTATGCACGAGACAAGTGATGGACATCGCTACATTGATTACCAGTATTTCCACGATGCCGTCAGTTTAGATGAAATTAGTGAGAACTAA
- a CDS encoding alpha/beta hydrolase, with translation MKKFLKYLSLGLLSTILTATPGLGAERISFFYPPFGEFSLSAKSLEKFAKEGKIDSELSFYASRATPEQLAQLRQLLQQKFVITPVLVSQFTYSPLGEAVLKRLGELLLTDSRQNGFYAIRAALILSAADPQGLTVVNLLRKYPSESLRLNFSEGLQIVNSLSNLVKAQDQIVALIKQQTTTQAQTNNATVNYAQLPDLRSPGKLPWQKTSFQFNDTARNRNLPVDLYLPQASAPSPLIVISHGVASDRFAFVYLAEHLASYGFAVAVLEHPGSNAERFQLYFSGLAGPPEAQEFINRPLDVKFVLDQLQQRDKSDRNLQGKINFQQIGAIGHSFGGYTVLALGGGKLNFEQLRRDCAPNRTLNVSVFLQCRAYELPAQNYPLQDERIKAVLAVNPIDSSVLGETGINQIKLPTMLVAGTQDIFAPPLSEQIYPFTWLPNQNKYLVVIENATHFSAIAEPTAENNVLPVPEALLGPNRAPAYSYLKALSVAFFDTHLLNRPEYRPYLQPGYAQYISQAPLNLSIVESLTTEQLKQALSGVDPQPKVPAPQPTPAAP, from the coding sequence ATGAAAAAATTTCTAAAATATCTCAGTTTAGGTTTACTATCTACAATTTTGACGGCAACCCCTGGATTAGGAGCCGAGCGCATCAGTTTTTTTTATCCGCCATTTGGGGAATTTTCTTTATCGGCTAAATCTTTAGAAAAATTTGCGAAAGAGGGCAAAATCGACAGTGAATTATCATTTTATGCCAGTCGTGCTACTCCAGAGCAACTTGCTCAATTAAGGCAGCTTTTACAACAGAAATTTGTTATTACACCTGTTTTGGTTTCTCAGTTTACCTATTCGCCTCTCGGTGAAGCAGTACTGAAACGTTTGGGAGAATTGTTACTGACTGACTCGCGCCAAAATGGTTTTTATGCCATCCGTGCTGCTTTGATTTTATCGGCTGCCGATCCTCAAGGCTTAACGGTTGTCAACTTATTGCGTAAGTACCCAAGTGAAAGTTTGCGGTTAAATTTTTCTGAGGGGTTACAGATAGTCAATAGCTTGTCAAATTTGGTAAAAGCCCAGGATCAAATTGTCGCGTTGATTAAACAACAGACAACCACACAAGCTCAAACTAATAATGCCACGGTTAATTATGCTCAATTGCCAGATTTGCGATCGCCTGGAAAATTACCTTGGCAGAAAACCAGCTTCCAATTCAACGATACTGCGCGCAATCGCAATCTCCCTGTAGATTTGTATCTACCGCAAGCCTCAGCACCAAGTCCTCTAATTGTCATTTCTCATGGTGTGGCTTCCGATCGCTTCGCCTTTGTCTACCTAGCTGAACATTTAGCATCCTATGGCTTTGCGGTGGCTGTCTTAGAACACCCCGGTAGTAATGCCGAGCGCTTTCAGCTATACTTTTCTGGCTTGGCTGGCCCTCCAGAAGCACAAGAATTTATTAACCGTCCTTTAGATGTCAAGTTTGTTCTCGATCAACTCCAGCAGCGAGACAAAAGCGATCGCAACCTCCAAGGTAAAATCAATTTTCAACAAATTGGGGCGATTGGACATTCTTTTGGCGGTTACACTGTTTTAGCTTTGGGGGGAGGAAAGCTGAACTTTGAGCAACTGCGCCGCGATTGTGCGCCTAATCGCACCTTGAATGTATCAGTCTTTTTACAGTGTCGCGCCTACGAGTTACCTGCCCAAAATTATCCACTGCAAGACGAACGCATTAAAGCAGTACTGGCGGTTAATCCCATTGATAGCTCTGTTTTGGGCGAAACTGGCATAAATCAAATTAAATTACCAACAATGTTAGTCGCAGGTACCCAAGATATTTTTGCACCCCCTCTATCTGAACAGATTTACCCCTTTACTTGGCTACCAAACCAGAACAAATATTTGGTAGTTATAGAAAATGCTACTCACTTTAGTGCGATCGCAGAACCCACGGCGGAAAATAATGTTTTACCTGTACCAGAAGCCTTATTAGGGCCAAATCGTGCGCCTGCTTATTCCTATTTAAAAGCTTTAAGTGTCGCTTTTTTTGACACCCATCTTTTAAACCGCCCAGAATATCGTCCGTACCTGCAGCCTGGCTATGCTCAATATATTAGTCAGGCTCCGCTCAATCTCAGTATTGTCGAATCTTTAACTACAGAACAGTTAAAACAAGCATTAAGTGGCGTAGATCCGCAACCAAAAGTCCCTGCACCACAGCCAACTCCGGCTGCGCCATGA
- a CDS encoding SDR family NAD(P)-dependent oxidoreductase, translating into MKIQGKVALITGASRGIGRAIALELAQQGIKRVILIARDRQKLAEVAEEISALGTEVSTLAIDLTQTVEVNIAVAQLWRNYGPIHLLVNCAGVAYQNSFLQSKLPQVQEEISVNLMGMYNLTSLVARRMASQRQGTIVNVSSLMGKIAAPTMATYSATKFAILGFTQALRHELAPYNIQVKALLPSLTDTDMVRNFQLFRWVIPSTPQKVAQTLVSGLQRDSPEILVGWQSHLAVWCQRLAPWLLEIILTVTTPSAPKSKQPYKQLRKLIPSTLEQ; encoded by the coding sequence ATGAAGATTCAAGGTAAAGTTGCCTTAATTACTGGGGCTTCCCGTGGTATTGGACGTGCGATCGCTCTAGAATTAGCACAGCAAGGCATCAAGCGAGTTATACTCATAGCGCGCGATCGCCAAAAGTTAGCTGAGGTTGCAGAGGAAATCTCTGCACTAGGTACAGAAGTTTCAACTTTAGCAATCGATTTGACGCAAACAGTAGAAGTAAATATTGCTGTTGCTCAACTTTGGCGTAATTATGGCCCTATACATCTACTAGTTAATTGTGCCGGAGTTGCTTATCAGAATTCGTTTTTGCAATCTAAACTTCCCCAAGTTCAAGAGGAAATTTCCGTTAATTTAATGGGAATGTACAACTTGACTAGTCTTGTAGCACGGCGCATGGCTAGCCAAAGACAAGGGACAATTGTGAATGTATCCAGCTTGATGGGCAAAATTGCTGCACCGACAATGGCGACATATTCAGCCACAAAATTCGCCATTTTAGGATTTACCCAAGCTTTGCGCCATGAGCTAGCACCATACAATATTCAGGTAAAAGCATTACTTCCTTCCCTCACAGACACAGACATGGTGCGGAACTTTCAATTATTTCGCTGGGTAATTCCCTCAACTCCTCAGAAAGTAGCGCAAACGCTTGTCTCAGGATTGCAAAGAGACTCACCAGAAATTTTAGTAGGATGGCAAAGTCATCTAGCAGTATGGTGTCAACGCCTTGCACCTTGGTTGCTAGAGATAATTTTAACTGTGACTACCCCTTCAGCGCCAAAAAGCAAACAGCCATACAAACAACTTAGAAAACTTATTCCCAGTACATTGGAACAATAG
- a CDS encoding glycosyl hydrolase family 57, translating to MQTLPETLPALPEIIDGLPNISGWETEVLSVVNHNEPVFLPKTNLRLEDINAGFAIALHMHQPTIPAGYDGGLISNLQYMFEHPGEGDNHNAGPFAYCYSRMGDFIPELVSQGCNPRVMLDYSGNLFWGLRQMGRSDIIDNLKRITCDRTYQPYVEWLGTMWSHAVIPSTPIADIKLQIVAWQQHFAAIFGWEALARVKGFSPPEMHLPNHPDTFFAFVKALKECGYRWLLVQEHSVETINGQSLIHKHLPHRLIARNSQGETISITALIKTQGSDTKLVGQMQPYYEAKTLSKQQLGNVLIPPIVSQIGDGENGGVMMNEFPSAFNQAWWDMVNHGGGKTGVVGMCGTEYLELIAAAGCQPEDYPTCQPVGQHYIWERVSPDNVQPEAVENAILELKQNNPNFHMDGASWTNHISWVKGYENVLSPMYQLSSAFHEKVNELLATQSPASLTKKSNYRHLLLHNLLLQTSCFRYWGQGTWTDYAREIFQRGEKLLQANNW from the coding sequence ATGCAGACTTTGCCTGAGACTCTCCCCGCTTTGCCCGAAATTATAGATGGTTTACCGAATATTTCTGGTTGGGAAACAGAGGTTCTCTCAGTAGTGAATCATAATGAGCCTGTTTTCTTACCAAAAACGAATCTCCGCTTAGAAGATATTAACGCTGGATTTGCGATCGCTTTACATATGCATCAGCCAACTATCCCGGCTGGCTATGATGGCGGATTGATCAGTAATCTGCAATATATGTTTGAGCATCCTGGAGAAGGGGATAATCATAATGCCGGGCCTTTTGCCTATTGTTACAGCCGTATGGGAGATTTTATTCCCGAACTCGTCAGCCAAGGTTGCAATCCCCGCGTGATGTTGGATTACTCAGGGAATCTGTTCTGGGGATTGAGGCAAATGGGACGCAGCGATATTATTGATAACCTCAAGCGTATTACTTGCGATCGCACTTATCAACCTTATGTAGAGTGGTTGGGTACGATGTGGAGTCATGCTGTGATTCCTTCCACCCCCATAGCAGATATTAAATTACAAATAGTGGCATGGCAACAGCATTTTGCTGCCATTTTTGGTTGGGAAGCGCTAGCAAGAGTTAAAGGATTTTCTCCACCAGAAATGCATCTGCCAAATCACCCTGATACTTTTTTTGCTTTTGTCAAAGCACTGAAAGAATGTGGTTACCGTTGGTTACTTGTTCAAGAACATAGTGTAGAAACAATTAACGGTCAATCTCTGATCCACAAACATTTACCACATCGTTTAATTGCCCGCAATTCCCAAGGCGAAACAATTAGTATTACTGCTTTAATTAAAACCCAAGGTTCGGATACGAAATTAGTAGGTCAAATGCAACCTTACTATGAAGCCAAAACTTTATCTAAACAGCAACTAGGAAATGTCTTAATACCACCCATTGTCAGCCAAATCGGAGATGGTGAAAATGGCGGTGTGATGATGAATGAATTTCCCAGTGCCTTCAACCAAGCTTGGTGGGATATGGTAAATCACGGTGGAGGTAAAACTGGTGTAGTGGGAATGTGTGGTACGGAATATTTAGAATTAATCGCGGCTGCTGGTTGTCAACCCGAAGATTATCCCACTTGTCAGCCAGTGGGACAACATTATATTTGGGAAAGGGTTTCACCAGATAATGTGCAACCCGAAGCTGTAGAGAATGCCATTTTGGAATTAAAGCAAAATAATCCCAATTTTCATATGGATGGAGCCTCATGGACAAATCATATCAGTTGGGTGAAAGGATATGAAAATGTCTTATCTCCTATGTATCAATTAAGTAGTGCATTTCATGAAAAAGTCAATGAATTATTAGCAACCCAATCACCAGCATCTCTGACTAAAAAATCAAATTACCGCCACCTTCTCTTACATAACTTATTGCTACAAACTAGCTGTTTTCGTTATTGGGGACAAGGTACTTGGACAGACTATGCCCGTGAGATTTTTCAACGTGGTGAAAAGTTGCTGCAAGCAAATAATTGGTAA
- a CDS encoding DUF2808 domain-containing protein — MITPSPTLSPTAGTRTAYFTQPPSLLKASTTYNRVSEPGAVYYFTINLPENAGEPLQKITIQQREGLEYIRFQLDKSIAFEGTESQEGQKLELKDISSDQKTQTVSIAFNPPVSPGKKITIGLQARQNPQFDGVYLFGVTAFPQGEKSHSQFLGFGRLHFYRRN; from the coding sequence GTGATCACCCCATCGCCAACTTTATCGCCCACTGCTGGAACCAGAACCGCATATTTTACCCAACCACCAAGCTTGCTGAAAGCTTCAACTACATACAATCGAGTTAGTGAACCAGGCGCAGTTTATTACTTTACGATTAACCTGCCAGAAAATGCTGGCGAACCATTACAAAAAATTACCATCCAACAGCGCGAGGGTTTAGAATACATTCGCTTTCAGCTAGATAAAAGTATCGCTTTTGAAGGAACAGAATCTCAAGAGGGACAAAAACTAGAGTTAAAAGATATTAGCAGCGATCAAAAAACTCAAACAGTCTCAATTGCTTTTAACCCACCAGTATCTCCAGGTAAAAAGATTACGATTGGTTTACAAGCTAGGCAAAACCCACAATTTGATGGCGTTTATCTCTTTGGGGTGACTGCATTTCCTCAAGGTGAAAAATCTCATAGCCAATTTTTGGGTTTTGGCAGGTTACATTTTTACCGTCGTAACTAA
- a CDS encoding sensor histidine kinase: protein MPQNFSTQISAPFLSQGSDRDLDLDSTLKDLSMYDFQVDISCMSVEVAQFFEKYPLLPGAILLDDGKFIGMISRRRLLEFWIHPQGQELFLQQPLSILYSYARTTILQLPDTTPILTAMQLTLRRSSELLAEPLVVQTAPDTYKLLDVHEVNLAAWQIRGIETQVRYERSQTQMIQIDKMASLGRLVDGVAHEILDPVSFIWGNLTYVSNYSQDLLKLIAAYDQELSPTPNYINHLKEEIEFDFLEEDLTKSLASIRTGAERLKKLVTSLQNFCHIDEVYPKPGDLHACLDSIVLLINSRIHGEIEIVKNYGHLPPVYCFMGQLSQVFMNIFTESIDTLLNETVRQEFHPEITKSNDKPQIEITTKIITQEATKPGSPDSRWVSISIADNGPGMSPTLQQQIIDSFSVEKRADKATSLAVSYRIITAKHGGKLNFHSHLGQGTEFQVLLPLL from the coding sequence GTGCCACAAAATTTCAGTACCCAAATATCAGCACCATTTCTATCGCAAGGTAGCGATCGCGATCTCGATTTAGATTCTACCCTCAAGGATCTGTCAATGTATGACTTCCAAGTGGATATTAGCTGTATGTCTGTGGAAGTTGCCCAGTTTTTTGAAAAATATCCTTTGCTACCAGGAGCTATCTTACTAGACGATGGAAAGTTCATCGGGATGATTTCGCGGCGGCGACTTCTAGAATTTTGGATTCATCCCCAAGGACAAGAATTATTTTTGCAACAACCATTAAGTATTCTCTATAGCTATGCCCGTACCACGATTTTACAATTGCCTGATACGACACCAATTTTGACAGCGATGCAACTTACCTTAAGGCGATCGTCTGAACTTTTGGCAGAACCATTGGTGGTACAAACGGCACCCGATACTTATAAATTATTGGATGTACATGAAGTAAATCTGGCGGCTTGGCAAATTCGCGGCATTGAAACTCAAGTACGTTATGAACGCAGCCAAACTCAAATGATTCAAATTGATAAAATGGCGAGTTTGGGGCGTTTAGTTGATGGCGTAGCCCACGAAATTTTAGACCCCGTCAGTTTTATTTGGGGTAATTTAACTTATGTTTCTAACTATAGTCAGGATTTGCTCAAACTCATAGCCGCTTACGACCAAGAATTATCTCCTACTCCCAATTATATTAATCATCTTAAGGAAGAAATTGAATTTGATTTTTTAGAAGAAGATTTAACCAAATCCCTGGCTAGTATTCGCACTGGGGCTGAAAGATTAAAAAAACTAGTCACTAGTTTACAAAACTTTTGCCATATTGATGAAGTTTATCCGAAACCGGGAGATTTACATGCCTGTTTAGATAGTATTGTTTTATTAATTAATAGCCGAATTCATGGCGAAATTGAAATAGTCAAAAACTATGGACATTTACCGCCAGTATATTGTTTTATGGGGCAATTAAGCCAAGTATTTATGAATATTTTTACTGAATCTATAGATACATTGCTCAATGAAACAGTGCGGCAGGAGTTTCATCCAGAAATAACAAAAAGTAATGACAAACCCCAGATTGAAATTACTACCAAAATTATTACACAAGAAGCTACTAAACCAGGCTCTCCAGATTCTCGCTGGGTTTCAATTTCTATTGCTGACAATGGCCCGGGAATGTCACCCACATTGCAACAACAAATTATTGATTCTTTTTCAGTAGAAAAACGCGCTGATAAAGCTACTAGTTTAGCTGTGAGTTATCGAATTATTACTGCTAAACATGGAGGTAAATTAAATTTTCATTCCCATCTCGGTCAGGGTACAGAATTTCAGGTATTGCTACCCTTACTTTAA
- a CDS encoding permease, translating into MNQLNNGFTIFLSLLVEAIPFLLLGVLFSSLLLFFVDERKLVEKMPKNPILGALFGSTIGFLFPVCECGNVPVARRLLMQGVPTPVAIGFLLAAPTINPIVIWSTWTAFRDQPEIVVLRVVFSLLIATIIGIVFSFQKDLSPIVQPAIARYLKFNPPAQPEVNKRGRRSPPQQNNTGSSLLKSGTYLLGGKAGMTTRIDSNLMPETPALSNSNKPLPDKLRLLLDNIIQELRELGAVMVLGSAIAAAIQVLAPREIILGLGAGPITSIVAMLVLAAAVSICSTVDSFFALSFASTFTSGSLLAFLVFGPMIDIKGVGLMLSIFKAKALFYLFALAGLLTFLFTLFLNLHVM; encoded by the coding sequence ATGAATCAACTGAACAATGGTTTCACTATTTTTCTGAGTCTGCTAGTCGAGGCGATTCCTTTTTTGCTTCTGGGAGTTTTATTCTCCAGCTTGTTGCTATTTTTTGTAGATGAGCGCAAACTGGTCGAAAAAATGCCCAAAAATCCCATACTGGGAGCTTTATTTGGTAGTACAATCGGCTTTTTGTTTCCGGTATGTGAGTGCGGTAATGTGCCAGTGGCGCGGCGCTTACTTATGCAGGGAGTTCCGACACCAGTGGCAATTGGTTTTCTCCTAGCAGCACCGACAATTAACCCGATAGTTATTTGGTCAACTTGGACAGCATTTCGCGATCAGCCAGAAATCGTGGTGTTACGAGTCGTATTTTCTTTATTGATCGCCACAATTATCGGTATTGTATTCAGCTTTCAAAAAGACTTGAGTCCGATTGTACAACCTGCGATCGCACGTTACCTCAAGTTTAATCCTCCCGCACAGCCAGAAGTGAACAAGCGTGGTAGACGTTCTCCACCACAACAAAACAACACAGGTTCTAGTTTGTTAAAATCTGGAACCTATTTATTAGGTGGAAAAGCGGGTATGACTACTCGCATAGATAGTAATTTAATGCCAGAAACTCCAGCATTATCTAATAGCAATAAACCTCTACCAGATAAACTGCGGTTGTTATTAGATAACATTATCCAAGAATTGCGCGAGTTAGGCGCAGTGATGGTGTTAGGTAGTGCGATCGCAGCTGCTATTCAAGTACTAGCACCAAGAGAAATTATCCTTGGTCTGGGTGCTGGCCCGATTACTTCAATTGTGGCAATGTTGGTATTAGCAGCAGCTGTGTCAATTTGCTCCACAGTAGATTCTTTCTTTGCGCTGTCTTTTGCTTCTACTTTTACTAGTGGTTCCCTGCTAGCTTTTCTTGTCTTTGGCCCCATGATTGACATTAAAGGTGTGGGGTTGATGTTATCAATCTTTAAAGCTAAAGCTTTATTTTATCTATTTGCTCTAGCAGGACTATTAACATTTCTGTTCACCTTGTTTTTGAATTTACACGTCATGTAA
- a CDS encoding TIGR03943 family putative permease subunit yields MNSNPNPTVKLRNLLMPWLDVLAITAWGILILKYWATGKLNLLIHPDYFWLAIAGGIALQIVGFLKAGQLLRRRRRDNVTNAMHLNIFPPGWGSALLLTAAILGFIITPQVFASDKALQRGITVDSLGTTRVKPQAFRATVRPEERSLVDWVRTLNVYPEPDAYTGQKAKVQGFVIHPPDLGKEYIFLARFILTCCAADAYPAGLPVKLADPNNQYPADTWLEVEGQMITETLSGKRQLTIAASSVKTIPQPKNPYVY; encoded by the coding sequence ATGAATTCCAACCCAAATCCTACAGTTAAACTCCGAAATTTATTAATGCCTTGGCTGGATGTATTAGCAATTACAGCTTGGGGAATTTTAATTCTCAAATACTGGGCTACAGGCAAACTTAACTTATTGATTCACCCCGATTACTTCTGGTTAGCAATTGCGGGTGGTATCGCTTTACAAATTGTCGGTTTCTTAAAAGCTGGGCAACTGTTGCGGCGACGGCGACGAGATAATGTTACCAACGCTATGCACCTAAATATATTTCCCCCTGGATGGGGAAGTGCTTTGCTGTTGACAGCAGCCATTTTGGGTTTCATCATTACACCGCAAGTCTTTGCTAGTGACAAAGCCCTGCAACGAGGTATCACCGTTGATTCCTTGGGAACTACACGTGTCAAACCCCAAGCATTTCGCGCTACTGTTCGCCCAGAAGAGCGATCGCTTGTGGACTGGGTTCGCACGCTCAATGTTTATCCAGAACCAGATGCATATACTGGTCAAAAAGCCAAGGTACAAGGATTTGTCATTCACCCACCAGATTTAGGGAAAGAATATATTTTCTTAGCAAGATTTATCCTCACCTGCTGCGCTGCAGATGCCTACCCAGCTGGTTTGCCAGTGAAATTAGCAGACCCTAACAATCAGTACCCAGCTGATACCTGGTTAGAAGTAGAAGGGCAAATGATCACAGAAACTCTCTCTGGTAAACGCCAACTAACTATCGCGGCTAGTTCTGTGAAAACGATTCCGCAACCCAAAAATCCTTATGTTTATTGA
- a CDS encoding Ig-like domain-containing protein has protein sequence MTTSKAFIQPLDRVAIALMLLISLLIGLIIWQGDAVKPKVRTFTWQNQQIGSEDVSFTLTFSRPMDIKSVEDNLKIEPPLAGKISWAGRRMVYTLLTPAPYGTNYKVQLQGAKDKFASQESSNRLVQPFTGAFRTRDRAIIYIGVNPEEKGRLILYNLTQEQKKVLTPKDLVVMDFEPFPNGEKILFSARTTNDQDLLSAQLYTVTTGIASQADQEPESPGRVDLVLDNKTYQNLKFDLSPDGETIVIQRGNKSNPGDFGLWVMPTTTKSGEKPTAKPLKSQPGGDFMITPDSKAVAVAQGAGAAILPIEGDATKPLDFLPQFGLVQAFSKDGSQAAMVKFNTDYTRDLFLVTNQGTQKPLLKTTGSILNCQFDPSSPTLYCLLTQLVSKEQYIEQPYVVAIDLKTAQQKPLLVLPIAQRNVHMNLSPDGLGLLFDQVVAQEVNAPLSGNTLKTDDGEAIATSDLWLMPLLPIADTTTADIKPEKLPLNGFDPYWLP, from the coding sequence ATGACTACATCCAAAGCATTCATTCAACCACTGGATCGCGTCGCGATCGCACTGATGCTGCTAATCAGTTTGCTAATTGGGTTAATCATCTGGCAAGGTGATGCCGTCAAGCCGAAAGTGCGAACTTTTACCTGGCAGAATCAGCAAATTGGCTCAGAAGATGTTTCCTTCACCCTCACCTTTAGCCGCCCAATGGATATCAAAAGTGTAGAGGATAACTTAAAAATTGAGCCGCCCCTGGCTGGGAAAATAAGTTGGGCAGGGCGGCGGATGGTTTATACACTTTTGACACCAGCACCCTATGGCACGAATTATAAAGTCCAATTACAAGGAGCAAAAGATAAATTTGCTTCCCAAGAAAGTAGTAACAGGCTAGTCCAGCCGTTTACAGGTGCATTTCGTACCCGCGATCGCGCCATTATTTATATAGGAGTTAATCCTGAAGAAAAGGGGCGGTTAATTCTCTACAACTTAACCCAAGAGCAAAAAAAGGTACTCACCCCTAAAGATTTAGTTGTCATGGACTTTGAGCCATTTCCCAATGGGGAGAAAATTCTATTTTCGGCTCGTACTACCAATGACCAAGATTTACTTTCGGCCCAACTTTACACAGTCACAACAGGAATTGCTAGCCAAGCGGATCAAGAACCAGAATCACCCGGCAGAGTTGACTTAGTTTTAGATAATAAAACCTATCAAAACCTTAAATTTGACTTATCGCCAGACGGAGAAACGATTGTTATCCAGCGCGGAAACAAATCTAATCCTGGTGACTTTGGGCTGTGGGTAATGCCTACAACCACTAAATCTGGAGAAAAACCCACTGCTAAACCCTTAAAAAGCCAGCCTGGGGGAGATTTTATGATTACCCCTGATAGTAAAGCTGTAGCAGTTGCCCAAGGCGCAGGAGCAGCAATTTTACCTATAGAAGGGGATGCGACTAAACCTTTAGATTTTCTGCCGCAGTTTGGGTTAGTTCAAGCTTTTTCCAAAGATGGCTCGCAAGCAGCAATGGTCAAATTCAATACAGATTACACCAGAGATTTATTTTTGGTGACTAACCAAGGTACTCAAAAACCCTTGTTAAAAACCACAGGTTCAATTCTCAATTGCCAATTTGATCCGTCTTCCCCAACCCTTTACTGCTTGCTCACACAGTTGGTTTCCAAAGAACAATACATAGAACAACCCTATGTAGTAGCAATTGATCTGAAAACCGCACAACAAAAACCCCTATTAGTGTTGCCCATCGCCCAGCGAAATGTACACATGAATTTATCGCCTGATGGTTTAGGTTTATTATTTGACCAAGTAGTAGCCCAGGAAGTTAATGCACCATTATCAGGCAATACTTTAAAAACTGATGATGGCGAAGCGATCGCCACTAGTGACCTATGGTTAATGCCGTTATTACCAATCGCTGACACTACTACTGCGGATATCAAGCCCGAAAAGCTTCCCCTCAACGGATTCGATCCATATTGGCTACCTTAA
- the infC gene encoding translation initiation factor IF-3, producing MKNREETIIAVQKQLINSQIKAPQVFLIDHENNNRGLVDTSEALQIAQSVELDLVLVSEGKDAPVAKILNYGKLQYQKKKRQGQSARPTVKEVRLRPNVGVADYNLRIQQALTWLSKGDSVKFAIRLRGRENQYRDKAGELLERIVSDLSEVGKVQSLDKRSLIAQVIPA from the coding sequence TTGAAAAACAGAGAGGAAACCATTATCGCAGTCCAAAAGCAACTAATTAACTCACAAATCAAGGCACCTCAAGTCTTCTTGATTGACCATGAAAATAACAATCGCGGTTTAGTAGATACATCTGAAGCTCTACAAATAGCGCAGAGTGTAGAGCTTGACCTAGTTTTAGTTTCCGAGGGCAAAGACGCTCCAGTTGCCAAGATACTTAACTATGGCAAGCTTCAGTATCAAAAGAAAAAGCGTCAAGGACAGAGTGCTAGGCCAACAGTCAAGGAAGTTAGACTCCGCCCAAATGTTGGTGTCGCTGATTACAACTTACGCATTCAGCAAGCACTAACATGGTTGAGTAAAGGCGATTCAGTGAAGTTTGCCATTCGTTTACGAGGCCGAGAAAATCAATATCGTGACAAAGCTGGAGAACTATTAGAACGCATTGTCAGCGATTTGAGTGAAGTAGGTAAAGTTCAATCACTCGATAAACGTTCGCTGATTGCTCAAGTTATTCCTGCGTAG